The Pseudomonas sp. TH06 genome has a window encoding:
- a CDS encoding sugar ABC transporter permease: protein MSSVAVFSKASPFDALQRWLPKLVLAPSMFIVLVGFYGYILWTFVLSFTTSTFLPNYKWAGLAQYARLFDNDRWWVASKNLAVFGGMFIGITLVIGVLLAVFLDQRIRREGFIRTIYLYPMALSMIVTGTAWKWLLNPGMGLDKLLRDWGWEGFRLDWLIDPDRVVYCLVIAAVWQASGFIMAMFLAGLRGVDQSIIRAAQIDGASMPMIYWKVVLPSLRPVFFSAVMILAHIAIKSFDLVAAMTAGGPGYSSDLPAMFMYSFTFSRGQMGMGSASAILMLGAILAIIVPYLYSELRTKRND from the coding sequence ATGAGTTCTGTTGCTGTGTTCAGCAAGGCCTCGCCGTTCGATGCATTGCAGCGCTGGCTACCCAAACTGGTGCTGGCGCCGAGCATGTTCATCGTGCTGGTGGGCTTCTATGGCTACATCCTGTGGACGTTCGTGCTGTCGTTCACCACCTCGACGTTTCTGCCCAACTACAAGTGGGCCGGTCTGGCGCAATACGCACGCTTGTTCGACAACGACCGCTGGTGGGTTGCGAGCAAAAACCTCGCGGTGTTCGGTGGCATGTTCATCGGCATCACGCTGGTGATTGGTGTGCTGCTGGCGGTGTTCCTCGACCAGCGCATCCGTCGTGAAGGCTTTATCCGCACCATTTACCTGTACCCGATGGCGCTCTCGATGATCGTTACCGGTACCGCGTGGAAATGGCTGCTCAACCCGGGCATGGGCCTGGATAAATTGTTGCGGGACTGGGGCTGGGAAGGCTTCCGTCTCGACTGGCTGATCGACCCTGATCGCGTGGTCTACTGCCTGGTGATCGCCGCTGTCTGGCAAGCCTCGGGCTTCATCATGGCGATGTTCCTCGCCGGTCTGCGTGGCGTCGATCAATCGATCATTCGTGCCGCGCAGATCGATGGCGCAAGCATGCCGATGATCTACTGGAAAGTGGTGCTGCCAAGCCTGCGCCCGGTGTTCTTCAGTGCGGTAATGATTCTGGCGCACATCGCGATCAAGAGCTTCGACCTGGTCGCGGCGATGACCGCCGGCGGTCCGGGTTATTCCTCCGACCTGCCAGCGATGTTCATGTATTCCTTCACCTTCAGTCGCGGCCAGATGGGCATGGGCTCGGCCAGTGCGATTCTGATGCTCGGTGCGATCCTCGCGATCATCGTGCCTTACCTGTATTCCGAGCTGAGGACCAAGCGCAATGACTAG
- a CDS encoding carbohydrate ABC transporter permease, translated as MTSLAAKPAISLSRIAIYAVLILAVLLYLVPLVVMLLTSFKTPEDISTGNLLSWPTVVSGIGWVKAWATVDGYFWNSIKITVPAVIISTAIGALNGYVLSFWRFRGSQLFFGLLLFGCFLPFQTVLLPASFTLGKMGLASTTTGLVFVHVVYGLAFTTLFFRNYYVSIPDALVKAARLDGAGFFTIFRRIILPMSTPIIMVCLIWQFTQIWNDFLFGVVFSSGDSQPITVALNNLVNTSTGAKEYNVDMAAAMIAGLPTLLVYVVAGKYFVRGLTAGAVKG; from the coding sequence ATGACTAGTCTCGCTGCCAAACCTGCTATCAGCCTGAGTCGCATCGCGATCTATGCGGTGCTGATCCTCGCCGTATTGCTTTATCTGGTGCCGCTGGTGGTCATGTTGCTGACCAGCTTCAAGACCCCGGAAGACATCAGCACCGGTAACCTGCTGAGCTGGCCGACCGTGGTCAGCGGCATTGGTTGGGTCAAGGCCTGGGCCACGGTTGATGGCTACTTCTGGAACTCGATCAAGATCACTGTTCCGGCCGTGATCATCTCCACTGCCATCGGTGCGTTGAACGGCTATGTGCTGTCGTTCTGGCGTTTCCGTGGTTCGCAGTTGTTCTTCGGTCTGCTGTTGTTCGGCTGCTTCCTGCCGTTCCAGACCGTGCTGCTGCCGGCCTCGTTCACCCTCGGCAAAATGGGCCTGGCAAGCACTACCACTGGCCTGGTGTTTGTCCACGTGGTTTACGGTCTGGCGTTCACCACGCTGTTCTTCCGTAACTACTATGTGAGCATTCCCGATGCGCTGGTGAAAGCCGCACGCCTCGATGGCGCGGGGTTCTTCACGATCTTCCGCCGGATCATCCTGCCGATGTCGACGCCGATCATCATGGTCTGCCTGATCTGGCAGTTCACCCAGATCTGGAACGACTTCCTCTTCGGTGTGGTGTTCTCCAGCGGCGATTCGCAACCGATCACCGTGGCGCTGAACAACCTGGTCAACACCAGCACCGGCGCCAAGGAATACAACGTGGACATGGCAGCGGCGATGATCGCCGGTCTGCCGACCCTGCTGGTCTATGTGGTCGCAGGCAAGTATTTCGTGCGCGGGCTGACGGCCGGCGCAGTCAAGGGGTAA
- a CDS encoding ABC transporter ATP-binding protein, whose amino-acid sequence MATLELRNVNKTYGAGLPDTLKNIELSIKEGEFLILVGPSGCGKSTLMNCIAGLETITGGAIMIGDQDVSGMSPKDRDIAMVFQSYALYPTMSVRENIEFGLKIRKMPQSAIDEEVARVAKLLQIEHLLNRKPGQLSGGQQQRVAMGRALARRPKIYLFDEPLSNLDAKLRVEMRTEMKLMHQRLKTTTVYVTHDQIEAMTLGDKVAVMKDGIIQQFGTPKEIYNDPANLFVASFIGSPPMNFIPLRLQRKDGRLLALLDSGQARCELPMGMQDAGLEDREVILGLRPEQIVLANGEGNGLPSIKAEVQVTEPTGPDTLVFVNLNDTKVCCRLAPDVAPQVGESLTLQFDPSKVLLFDAKTGERLGVAAQPQTDARSANVAQFKGR is encoded by the coding sequence ATGGCTACGCTCGAACTTCGCAACGTCAACAAGACCTACGGTGCCGGCCTGCCGGACACCCTGAAGAACATTGAACTGTCGATCAAGGAAGGCGAATTCCTGATCCTCGTCGGCCCGTCGGGCTGCGGCAAGTCGACCTTGATGAACTGCATCGCCGGTCTGGAAACCATCACCGGCGGCGCGATCATGATCGGCGACCAGGACGTCAGCGGCATGAGTCCGAAGGATCGCGACATCGCCATGGTGTTCCAGTCCTACGCGCTATACCCGACCATGAGCGTGCGCGAGAACATCGAGTTCGGTCTGAAGATCCGCAAGATGCCGCAGTCGGCGATCGATGAAGAAGTCGCCCGCGTGGCCAAGCTGCTGCAGATCGAACACCTGCTCAACCGCAAGCCGGGTCAGCTCTCCGGTGGTCAGCAACAGCGTGTGGCCATGGGCCGGGCCCTGGCGCGTCGGCCGAAGATTTATCTGTTCGACGAACCACTGTCCAACCTCGACGCCAAGTTGCGCGTCGAGATGCGTACCGAAATGAAACTGATGCACCAGCGCCTGAAGACCACCACGGTCTACGTGACCCACGACCAGATCGAAGCGATGACGCTGGGCGACAAGGTTGCGGTGATGAAGGACGGCATCATTCAGCAGTTCGGCACGCCGAAAGAGATCTACAACGATCCGGCCAACCTGTTCGTCGCGAGCTTCATCGGCTCGCCGCCAATGAACTTCATTCCGCTGCGTCTGCAACGCAAGGACGGTCGTCTGCTGGCACTGCTCGACAGTGGCCAGGCGCGTTGCGAGTTGCCGATGGGCATGCAGGACGCCGGTCTGGAAGATCGCGAAGTGATCCTCGGCCTGCGCCCGGAGCAGATTGTTCTGGCGAACGGCGAGGGCAACGGCCTGCCGAGCATCAAGGCTGAAGTGCAAGTCACCGAGCCAACCGGTCCGGACACGCTGGTGTTCGTCAATCTGAATGACACCAAGGTCTGCTGCCGTCTGGCACCGGACGTGGCGCCGCAGGTGGGCGAGAGCCTGACACTGCAATTCGATCCATCGAAAGTGTTGTTGTTCGATGCCAAGACTGGCGAGCGTTTGGGCGTTGCGGCCCAACCACAGACCGATGCGCGGTCTGCGAACGTGGCGCAATTCAAAGGCCGCTGA
- a CDS encoding carbohydrate porin, with the protein MKKKHVNARLICQVSAAAALVLAGNAMAADAFSSDSKWMTGDWGGERTKLIEQGIDIKADYVGEVGGNLHGGYNDDKTARYADQFGLGVALDLQKLWGWDNTQAKIQLTNRNGYNISNDRVGDPRAGTLSSSQEVYGRGHMVRLTQLWIQHQFFDNKLDVKAGYFGEGEDFNTFPCDFQNLAFCGSQVGNWATNIWYNWPVSQAAIRVKYNINDELYAQIGAYNQNPSQLEHGNGFKLSGSGTAGTVLPVELVWSPKVNSLPGEYRVGYYKSTADAADVREDVNGLDAATTRDAYKTHSSKHGYWFVAQQQLTSHNGDASRGLNIAANATFHDKDTNFIDNYQSVMFVYKGPFDARPKDDIGIGAARIHVNDDVKKNAELLNASNGVSDYDNPVFSPIRETEYNYELNYGIHVTNWLTVRPNLQYITHPGGVDAVDNALVAGLKIQSTF; encoded by the coding sequence ATGAAAAAGAAACACGTCAATGCCCGGTTGATCTGCCAAGTGTCAGCTGCGGCGGCATTGGTGCTGGCCGGTAACGCGATGGCCGCGGATGCCTTCAGCTCCGATTCCAAATGGATGACCGGCGATTGGGGTGGTGAGCGGACCAAGCTGATCGAGCAGGGTATCGACATCAAGGCCGACTACGTTGGGGAAGTCGGTGGCAACCTGCACGGTGGCTACAACGACGACAAGACCGCGCGTTACGCCGACCAGTTCGGTCTGGGCGTGGCACTCGATCTGCAAAAGCTGTGGGGCTGGGACAACACTCAGGCGAAGATCCAGCTGACCAACCGTAACGGTTACAACATCTCCAACGATCGCGTTGGCGATCCGCGTGCCGGCACCCTGAGTTCTTCGCAAGAAGTGTATGGCCGTGGCCACATGGTGCGTCTGACCCAGTTGTGGATTCAGCACCAGTTCTTCGACAACAAGCTCGACGTCAAGGCCGGTTACTTCGGTGAAGGCGAAGACTTCAACACCTTCCCGTGCGACTTCCAGAACCTGGCGTTCTGCGGTTCGCAAGTGGGTAACTGGGCGACCAACATCTGGTACAACTGGCCGGTCAGCCAGGCCGCAATCCGCGTGAAGTACAACATCAACGACGAGCTCTACGCGCAGATCGGTGCGTACAACCAGAACCCGTCGCAGCTGGAACACGGCAACGGCTTCAAGCTCAGCGGCAGCGGCACCGCCGGTACTGTTCTGCCAGTCGAATTGGTCTGGTCGCCGAAGGTCAACAGCCTGCCGGGCGAATACCGTGTCGGTTACTACAAGAGCACCGCTGATGCTGCCGACGTCCGTGAAGACGTCAACGGTCTCGACGCAGCGACCACTCGCGACGCCTACAAAACCCACAGCAGCAAACACGGCTACTGGTTCGTGGCGCAACAGCAACTCACCAGCCACAACGGTGATGCTTCGCGCGGTCTGAACATCGCGGCGAACGCCACGTTCCACGACAAGGACACCAACTTCATCGACAACTACCAGTCGGTGATGTTCGTCTACAAAGGCCCGTTCGATGCGCGTCCGAAGGATGACATCGGCATTGGCGCGGCGCGTATCCATGTCAACGATGACGTGAAGAAAAACGCCGAGCTGCTGAATGCTTCCAACGGTGTTTCGGATTACGACAATCCGGTGTTCTCGCCGATTCGTGAAACCGAATACAACTACGAGCTCAACTACGGCATCCACGTCACCAACTGGCTGACCGTGCGCCCTAACCTGCAATACATCACGCATCCGGGCGGTGTGGATGCGGTGGACAACGCTTTGGTCGCTGGCCTGAAAATTCAGTCTACGTTCTAA
- a CDS encoding D-hexose-6-phosphate mutarotase, giving the protein MHEHPLQRFFRSLREQPVFAWERYQMRDVLVIDHPLCQAVFSRQGAQLLHFQPRGQKPWLWCAAKWPHVGAIRGGVPVCWPWYGRHPSENAWPSHGWARLLDWKLLDSCSAEDGVRLHWQLQLCDWQVDLHAHLGERMELRLSTEHQDDMPCQMSQALHAYWRIGDVSEIALSGLEGAQGYDQLNREVCQQEGELRVDGGCQRVFQHDGELQLKDHAWQRELCIDTGDSADTVVWHPGSRPLLGVSWDEISEFVCVEAAAGGTDSLHLAPGEKAHLSLQAWAGA; this is encoded by the coding sequence ATGCATGAGCATCCGCTACAACGCTTCTTCAGATCCCTGCGCGAACAACCGGTGTTCGCCTGGGAGCGCTATCAGATGCGCGACGTGCTGGTGATCGATCACCCGCTGTGTCAGGCGGTGTTCAGTCGTCAGGGCGCGCAGTTGCTGCACTTCCAGCCGCGTGGGCAAAAGCCGTGGTTGTGGTGTGCGGCGAAGTGGCCGCATGTTGGTGCCATTCGTGGCGGCGTGCCGGTGTGCTGGCCGTGGTATGGCCGCCATCCGAGCGAAAACGCCTGGCCGTCCCATGGCTGGGCACGTCTGCTCGACTGGAAGTTGCTCGACAGCTGCAGCGCCGAAGATGGCGTGCGCCTGCACTGGCAATTGCAGTTGTGTGATTGGCAGGTCGACCTGCACGCGCACTTGGGTGAACGCATGGAATTACGCCTGAGCACCGAGCATCAGGACGACATGCCGTGCCAGATGAGCCAGGCTTTGCACGCTTACTGGCGTATTGGCGATGTGAGTGAGATAGCGCTGTCTGGGCTCGAAGGTGCGCAGGGTTACGACCAGTTGAACCGTGAAGTTTGCCAGCAGGAAGGCGAGTTGCGGGTCGATGGTGGCTGTCAGCGGGTGTTCCAGCACGACGGTGAATTGCAGCTCAAGGATCATGCCTGGCAGCGCGAGTTGTGCATCGATACCGGGGACAGTGCCGACACCGTGGTCTGGCATCCGGGCTCACGGCCATTGTTGGGCGTGAGCTGGGATGAGATCTCGGAGTTTGTTTGTGTGGAAGCGGCGGCGGGGGGCACCGATAGCCTGCACCTGGCGCCGGGGGAGAAGGCGCACCTGAGCTTGCAGGCGTGGGCGGGGGCTTAG
- a CDS encoding MurR/RpiR family transcriptional regulator — protein MRNLLEQIQSRLEDLNKAERKVAEVILLNPQQATRFSIAALAQAASVSEPTVNRFCRSFGVSGYPELKLQLAQSLASGAAYVSRAVEADDNPEAYTQKIFGSAIASLDSACQALDPNLISRAVDLLIQARQIHFFGLGASAPVALDAQHKFFRFNLAVTAHADVLMQRMIASVAHTGELFVIISYTGRTRELVEVARIARENGASVLGLTAENSPLAKASTLSLNIPLPEDTDIYMPMTSRIIQLTVLDVLATGMTLRRGVDFQPHLRKIKESLNASRYPVGDEFN, from the coding sequence GTGCGAAATTTACTGGAACAGATCCAGAGTCGCCTTGAAGACCTGAACAAGGCCGAACGCAAAGTCGCCGAGGTGATCCTGCTCAACCCGCAGCAGGCCACCCGCTTCAGCATCGCCGCCCTCGCCCAAGCGGCGTCGGTAAGCGAACCGACGGTCAATCGCTTTTGCCGTTCATTCGGTGTCAGCGGCTATCCGGAACTGAAACTGCAATTGGCCCAGAGTCTGGCCAGTGGCGCCGCCTACGTCAGCCGCGCAGTGGAAGCCGATGACAATCCCGAGGCTTACACGCAGAAGATTTTCGGCAGCGCCATTGCGTCGCTGGACAGCGCTTGCCAGGCACTCGATCCGAACCTGATCAGCCGCGCCGTCGACCTGTTGATTCAGGCGCGGCAGATCCACTTCTTCGGCCTCGGCGCTTCAGCGCCAGTGGCGCTGGATGCACAACATAAATTCTTCCGTTTCAACCTGGCGGTGACGGCGCATGCCGATGTGCTGATGCAGCGGATGATCGCTTCGGTGGCGCACACCGGTGAGTTGTTCGTGATCATTTCCTACACCGGGCGCACCCGCGAGCTGGTGGAAGTGGCGCGTATTGCTCGCGAGAACGGTGCTTCGGTGCTGGGTCTGACGGCGGAGAATTCGCCGCTGGCCAAGGCGAGTACCTTGAGCTTGAACATCCCGCTGCCGGAAGACACCGACATCTATATGCCGATGACTTCGCGGATCATTCAGTTGACGGTGCTGGATGTGCTGGCGACGGGGATGACGTTGCGTCGCGGGGTGGATTTCCAGCCGCATCTGCGCAAGATCAAAGAGAGCTTGAATGCCAGTCGGTATCCGGTGGGGGACGAGTTCAACTGA
- the zwf gene encoding glucose-6-phosphate dehydrogenase: protein MPSITVEPCTFALFGALGDLALRKLFPALYHLDGADLLHEDTRIIALAREAGSEQQHMAFIAAELRRYVGKELDEAVAERFLARLTYLHVDFLKAEDYVALAELAGSTQRMIAYFATPAAVYGAICENLAKVGLAENTRVVLEKPIGSDLESSRKVNDAVAQFFPENRTYRIDHYLGKETVQNLIALRFANSLFETQWNQNYISHVEITVAEKVGIEGRWGYFDKAGQLRDMIQNHLLQLLCLIAMDPPADLSADSIRDEKVKVLKALAPISPEGLTTQVVRGQYIAGYSEGKSVPGYLEEPNSNTQSDTETFVALRADIRNWRWAGVPFYLRTGKRMPQKLSQIVIHFKEPSHYIFAPEQRLQISNKLIIRLQPDEGISLRVMTKEQGLDKGMQLRSGPLQLNFSDTWRSARIPDAYERLLLEVMNGNQNLFVRKDEIEAAWKWCDQLIAGWKKSGDAPKPYAAGSWGPMSSIALITRDGRSWYGDI, encoded by the coding sequence ATGCCTTCGATTACGGTTGAACCGTGCACCTTTGCCTTGTTCGGCGCTCTTGGCGATCTGGCCCTGCGCAAGCTGTTTCCTGCCCTTTATCACCTCGATGGCGCTGACTTGTTGCACGAGGACACGCGCATCATCGCGTTGGCCCGTGAAGCAGGCAGCGAGCAGCAGCACATGGCGTTCATCGCCGCCGAATTGCGCCGCTACGTCGGCAAAGAGCTGGACGAAGCCGTCGCCGAGCGTTTTCTCGCTCGCCTGACCTACCTGCACGTCGACTTCCTCAAGGCAGAAGACTATGTCGCGCTGGCCGAACTGGCTGGCAGCACGCAACGCATGATTGCCTACTTCGCCACGCCGGCAGCGGTGTACGGCGCGATTTGCGAGAACCTGGCGAAAGTCGGTCTGGCGGAAAATACCCGCGTGGTCCTCGAAAAGCCGATCGGTTCCGATCTGGAGTCCTCGCGCAAGGTCAACGACGCCGTGGCGCAGTTCTTCCCGGAGAACCGTACCTACCGCATCGACCATTATCTGGGCAAAGAAACCGTTCAGAACCTGATCGCCCTGCGTTTCGCCAACAGCCTGTTCGAAACCCAGTGGAACCAGAATTACATCTCCCACGTGGAAATCACCGTGGCCGAGAAGGTTGGCATCGAAGGCCGCTGGGGTTACTTCGACAAGGCTGGCCAACTGCGTGACATGATCCAGAATCACCTGTTGCAGTTGCTTTGCCTGATCGCCATGGACCCGCCGGCCGACTTGTCCGCCGACAGCATCCGTGACGAGAAAGTAAAAGTGCTCAAGGCGCTGGCACCGATCAGCCCGGAAGGCCTGACCACGCAGGTTGTGCGCGGTCAGTACATCGCCGGTTACAGCGAAGGCAAATCCGTACCGGGTTACCTAGAAGAACCGAATTCCAACACCCAGAGCGACACCGAAACCTTCGTCGCCCTGCGTGCCGACATCCGCAACTGGCGCTGGGCCGGCGTACCGTTTTACCTACGCACCGGCAAGCGCATGCCGCAGAAACTGTCGCAGATCGTCATCCACTTCAAAGAACCGTCGCACTACATCTTCGCCCCGGAGCAGCGCCTGCAGATCAGCAACAAACTGATCATCCGCCTGCAACCGGACGAAGGTATTTCGCTGCGCGTGATGACCAAAGAACAGGGCCTGGACAAAGGCATGCAACTGCGCAGCGGCCCGCTGCAACTGAATTTCTCTGACACCTGGCGTAGCGCGCGGATCCCCGATGCCTACGAGCGGTTGTTGCTGGAAGTGATGAACGGCAATCAGAACCTGTTTGTCCGTAAAGATGAAATCGAAGCCGCGTGGAAATGGTGTGACCAGCTGATCGCCGGGTGGAAAAAATCCGGTGACGCGCCCAAGCCGTATGCGGCCGGGTCGTGGGGGCCGATGAGCTCCATTGCATTGATCACGCGGGACGGGAGGTCGTGGTATGGCGATATCTGA
- the pgl gene encoding 6-phosphogluconolactonase, with amino-acid sequence MAISEVKLPAGVNAHEFKSPVLLAEGLALNVAKQLSDAIAARGNAVLVVSGGRSPVAFFQHLAKQELDWSKVVVTLADERWVPVEHADSNAGLLKQYLLKGPAAKAQFLSLYSAAANVEQAAENADRLLAELPPIDVLVLGMGDDGHTASLFPDSPNLTEALQADGTRRCWPMLAPSVPRQRLTMSRALLASAKHKILSISGQSKLTTLNAALASDDVAAMPVRAFLQPTLEIYWCP; translated from the coding sequence ATGGCGATATCTGAAGTGAAACTGCCCGCGGGCGTGAACGCTCACGAATTCAAGAGCCCGGTGCTGTTGGCCGAAGGTCTGGCGTTGAATGTGGCCAAGCAACTGAGTGATGCCATCGCAGCACGCGGCAACGCCGTGCTGGTGGTGTCTGGCGGTCGCAGCCCGGTCGCGTTTTTCCAGCACCTGGCCAAGCAGGAGCTGGACTGGTCGAAGGTCGTTGTGACCCTCGCCGACGAGCGCTGGGTGCCGGTCGAGCACGCCGACAGCAATGCTGGTCTGCTCAAGCAGTATCTGCTTAAAGGCCCGGCAGCCAAGGCGCAGTTCCTCAGCCTCTACAGCGCTGCGGCGAATGTCGAGCAGGCAGCGGAGAACGCCGATCGTCTGCTCGCCGAGTTGCCGCCGATTGACGTGCTGGTGCTGGGCATGGGCGACGACGGTCATACCGCGTCGCTGTTCCCCGACAGCCCGAACCTGACTGAAGCGCTGCAAGCCGACGGCACGCGCCGTTGCTGGCCGATGCTCGCACCGAGCGTGCCGCGTCAGCGCCTGACCATGAGTCGTGCGCTGCTGGCGTCGGCGAAGCACAAGATTCTGTCAATTTCCGGTCAGTCGAAACTGACCACCCTGAATGCCGCGCTGGCATCCGATGATGTCGCCGCCATGCCGGTACGCGCGTTTCTGCAACCCACGTTAGAGATTTACTGGTGCCCATGA
- a CDS encoding bifunctional 4-hydroxy-2-oxoglutarate aldolase/2-dehydro-3-deoxy-phosphogluconate aldolase: MTTPSPTVSMADKVALIDSLCAKARILPVITIAREQDVLPLADALAAGGLTALEVTLRSQFGLKAIQILREQRPELMTGAGTVLDRNMLAAAEAAGSQFIVTPGITRDLLEASVDSPIPLLPGISNASGIMEGYGLGYRRFKLFPAEVSGGVAAIKALGGPFGEVKFCPTGGVGPANIKSYMALKNVMCVGGSWMLDPEWIKNGDWARIQECTAEALALLD; this comes from the coding sequence ATGACAACCCCATCCCCGACCGTTTCCATGGCGGACAAAGTTGCCCTGATCGACAGCCTCTGCGCCAAGGCGCGGATTCTGCCGGTGATCACCATCGCCCGTGAACAGGACGTGCTGCCATTGGCCGACGCCCTGGCCGCCGGTGGCCTGACCGCGCTGGAAGTGACCCTGCGTTCGCAGTTCGGCCTCAAGGCCATCCAGATTCTGCGCGAGCAGCGTCCTGAGCTGATGACCGGTGCCGGCACCGTGCTCGACCGCAATATGCTTGCGGCGGCCGAAGCGGCGGGCTCGCAATTCATCGTCACCCCGGGCATCACCCGTGACCTGCTCGAAGCCAGCGTCGACAGCCCGATTCCGCTGTTGCCAGGCATCAGCAACGCCTCCGGCATCATGGAAGGCTATGGTCTGGGCTATCGTCGTTTCAAGCTGTTCCCGGCTGAAGTCAGCGGTGGCGTGGCAGCGATCAAAGCCCTTGGCGGCCCGTTCGGTGAAGTGAAATTCTGCCCGACTGGCGGCGTCGGCCCGGCCAACATCAAGAGCTACATGGCGCTGAAAAATGTCATGTGCGTGGGCGGTAGCTGGATGCTTGATCCTGAGTGGATCAAGAACGGCGACTGGGCCCGCATTCAGGAATGCACCGCCGAAGCATTGGCGCTGCTGGACTGA
- a CDS encoding intradiol ring-cleavage dioxygenase translates to MDRDPAASPPQSVYQLAPEQIAGPYFRNPKLLRRNISEGAEGLPLILRLTIVDAMTGEPVNGALVDVWHCNARGAYSGWSRVNPDAEVDVEAIGSIPRTDDDTYLRGSQFCDHKGRARFTTIYPGFYAGRALHIHVAVRIVAGNEYLEERNVAWVGQLFFPEVVSRSVLNAKAYRGRASSPLQNIEDSLYAGQNGEAPILTVWPIGRDSHEDGYFGHLTIGIDTFAASSQIKPEDFDKYTV, encoded by the coding sequence ATGGATCGAGATCCTGCAGCATCACCGCCGCAATCGGTGTATCAACTGGCCCCCGAGCAAATCGCCGGGCCGTATTTTCGCAATCCCAAACTGTTGCGTCGCAACATCAGCGAAGGCGCCGAAGGCTTGCCGCTGATCCTGCGTCTGACCATTGTCGATGCGATGACCGGCGAACCGGTCAACGGCGCCCTGGTGGATGTCTGGCACTGCAACGCACGAGGCGCCTACTCGGGCTGGAGTCGGGTCAACCCGGACGCGGAAGTCGATGTCGAGGCCATTGGCTCGATCCCGCGCACGGACGATGACACTTACTTGCGGGGCAGCCAGTTTTGCGATCACAAGGGGCGAGCGCGGTTTACCACGATCTATCCCGGCTTCTACGCCGGCCGCGCGCTGCACATCCATGTCGCGGTGCGCATCGTTGCCGGCAACGAATACCTGGAAGAACGCAACGTCGCCTGGGTCGGCCAATTGTTCTTCCCCGAGGTGGTCTCACGTTCGGTACTCAACGCGAAAGCGTATCGCGGGCGCGCTTCATCGCCGCTGCAAAACATCGAGGACAGCCTCTATGCCGGCCAGAACGGTGAAGCGCCAATCCTGACGGTCTGGCCGATCGGCCGAGACTCGCACGAGGATGGTTACTTCGGCCACCTGACCATCGGCATCGACACTTTTGCGGCGTCGTCGCAGATCAAGCCCGAGGACTTCGACAAATACACCGTATAA